The Falco peregrinus isolate bFalPer1 chromosome 9, bFalPer1.pri, whole genome shotgun sequence genome includes a window with the following:
- the RNF141 gene encoding RING finger protein 141 — translation MRTSFYGTEVKNFTMGQQISNHTQTVINKLPEKVAKHAALVQESGFLTYEEFLGRVAELNDVAAKLASGQDKHLLFEVQPGSDSSAFWKVVVRIICTKINKTSGIVEASRILNLYQFIQLYKDITSQAAGVLAQSGTSEEAAESLMSVSSCQASLWMGRVKQLTDEEECCICMDGRADLILPCAHSFCQKCIDKWSDRHRSCPVCRRQVTGAGDSWVVSDAPTEDDIATYILNMVDEVGQPHRP, via the exons ATGAGAACTTCTTTCTACGGAACTGAGGTGAAGAACTTCACCATGGGTCAGCAAATTTCAAACCATACCCAAACTGTAATTAACAAGTTGCCAGAAAAAGTAGCAAAGCATGCCGCTTTGGTTCAAGAAAGTGGTTTCCTAACATATGAAGAGTTTCTGGGAAGAGTAGCTGAACTTAATGATGT tgctgcaaAATTGGCATCTGGACAAGACAAACATCTGTTGTTTGAAGTGCAGCCTGGTTCTgattcttctgctttctggaaGGTGGTTGTTCGGATAATATGCACTAAA ataaataaaacaagtgGCATTGTGGAAGCTTCCAGAATCTTGAACTTATATCAGTTCATTCAACTTTATAAAGACATCACCAGTCAAGCAGCAGGAGTTCTTGCGCAGAGTGGTACTTCTGAAGAAGCTGCTGAGAGTTTGATGTCTGTGTCATCTTGTCAGGCCAGCTTGTGGATGGGAAG ggtTAAACAGTTGACAGATGAAGAGGAATGTTGCATCTGCATGGATGGACGTGCTGATTTAATCTTGCCATGTGCTCACAGTTTCTGCCAGAAATGCATTGATAAATG GAGCGATCGTCACAGAAGCTGTCCTGTCTGCCGTCGGCAAGTGACTGGGGCAGGTGATTCTTGGGTGGTCTCAGATGCACCTACAGAAGACGATATCGCTACTTACATACTTAACATGGTAGATGAGGTGGGCCAGCCTCACAGACCCTGA
- the AMPD3 gene encoding AMP deaminase 3 isoform X3, whose amino-acid sequence MPRQFPKLNISEVDEHVRLLAEKVFAKVLREEDSKDALSLFTVPEDCPIGQKEAKERELQKELAEQQSVETAKRKKSFKMIRSQSLSLQIPSQEWKAPSANPVLSPATPVLPSGFLPVQVPYDVPEFQRVSISGDYCAGVTVDDYEQAAKGLVKALLIREKYSRLAYHRFPRTTSQYLCSMQDEKWKAEDEVCPDFHSPPEENEDPYNLDDAPDNLDYVVKIKGGIPFVYDNKEMMELNEPRSLPYPDLETYTLDLSHVLALIADGPTKTYCHRRLNFLESKFSLHEMLNEMSEFKELKSNPHRDFYNVRKVDTHIHAAACMNQKHLLRFIKHTYQTEPDRIVAEKKGKKMTLKQVFESLHMDPYDLTVDSLDVHAGRQTFHRFDKFNSKYNPVGASELRDLYLKTENYIGGEYFARMVKEVARELEESKYQYTEPRLSIYGRSPDEWLNLAKWFIKHKVYSPNMRWIIQVPRIYDIFRSKNILPSFGKMLENIFVPLFEATINPKEHKELHLFLKYVTGFDSVDDESKHSGHMFSDKSLNPDLWTSEKNPPYSYYLYYMYVNIMLLNNLRRERGMCTFLFRPHCGEAGSITHLVSAFLTADNISHGLLLKKSPVLQYLYYLAQIPIAMSPLSNNSLFLEYSKNPLREFLHKGLHVSLSTDDPMQFHYTKEALMEEYAIAAQVWKLSTCDLCEIARNSVLQSGLSDKEKQKFLGVNYCKEGPEGNDIRKTNVAQIRMAFRYETLCNELSFLSDAMRTEEISTLSK is encoded by the exons GAAGAAAAGTTTCAAGATGATTCGATCCCAGTCTTTGTCATTACAAATTCCGTCTCAGGAATGGAAAGCACCATCAGCCAATCCTGTTCTGTCTCCTGCAACACCAGTTCTTCCAAGTGGTTTTCTGCCAGTCCAAGTGCCATATGACGTACCAGAGTTTCAGAGAGTTTCAATTAGTGGGGACTACTGTGCAGGG GTTACAGTTGATGATTATGAACAAGCTGCCAAGGGCCTGGTGAAAGCTCTTCTCATTCGAGAAAAGTATTCACGTCTTGCCTACCATCGTTTCCCAAGAACAACATCTCAGTATTTGTGTAGCATGCAAGATGAAAAATGGAAGGCTGAAGATGAAGTGTGTCCAG atttcCATTCACccccagaagaaaatgaagatccTTACAATCTTGATGATGCTCCAGATAATTTGGATTATGTTGTCAAAATAAAAGGTGGCATTCCATTTGTTTATGATAACAAAGAAATGATGGAACTCAATGAGCCTCGGAGTCTGCCATATCCTGACCTGGAGACCTATACCCTTGACCTGAGCCACGTCCTTGCTCTAATTGCTGATGGCCCAAc aaaaacataTTGTCATCGGAGGCTTAACTTTTTAGAATCAAAATTTAGTTTACATGAGATGTTAAATGAAATGTCAGAATTTAAAGAACTAAAGAGTAATCCTCATCGAGACTTTTATAATGTGAGAAAG GTTGATACTCATATCCATGCTGCTGCTTGCATGAACCAGAAACACTTACTGAGGTTTATTAAGCACACCTATCAAACGGAGCCTGACAGGATTGttgcagagaaaaaaggcaagaaaatgaCTTTAAAGCAAGTCTTCGAAAGCCTTCACATGGACCCTTACGACCTCACTGTAGACTCTTTAGATGTCCATGCA ggTCGTCAAACATTTCATCGATTTGACAAATTCAATTCCAAGTACAATCCAGTTGGTGCCAGTGAGCTGAGGGACTTGTATTTGAAAACTGAGAACTACATTGGTGGAGAATATTTTGCTCGTATGGTCAAG GAAGTAGCCCGTGAACTAGAAGAAAGTAAGTACCAGTATACAGAACCCCGCTTATCCATTTATGGACGGTCTCCAGATGAATGGCTGAACTTGGCAAAATGGTTCATTAAGCATAAAGTTTATTCCCCTAATATGCGCTGGATAATTCAGGTTCCCAGAATCTA tgaCATATTTAGGTCAAAAAATATTCTGCCTAGTTTTGGGAAGATGTTGGAGAACATCTTCGTACCTTTGTTTGAAGCAACAATCAATCCCAAAGAGCACAAAGAATTGCACCTTTTCCTCAAATAC GTGACTGGTTTTGACAGTGTTGATGATGAATCCAAACATAGTGGCCATATGTTCTCTGACAAGAGCCTTAACCCTGACCTCTGGACCAGCGAGAAGAATCCCCCGTATAGCTATTATCTGTATTATATGTACGTGAACATCATGTTGCTAAACAACCTTAGGAG GGAAAGAGGCATGTGTACTTTCCTGTTTCGACCTCACTGTGGAGAAGCTGGGTCTATCACACACCTTGTGTCAGCCTTTCTGACAGCAGACAACATTTCTCACGGATTGCTCTTGAAGAAG agtCCTGTCCTCCAGTATCTTTATTATCTTGCACAAATACCCATTGCTATGTCTCCACTTAGTAACAACAGCCTGTTCCTCGAGTACTCGAAAAATCCACTACGGGAATTTCTACACAAGGGACTTCACGTCTCCCTCTCCACAGATGACCCTATGCAGTTTCATTATACAAAG GAAGCTCTCATGGAAGAATATGCGATTGCAGCCCAGGTGTGGAAACTAAGTACCTGTGACTTATGCGAGATAGCAAGAAACAGCGTACTGCAGAGTGGATTGTCAGATAAG gagaaacagaaattcttAGGGGTGAATTATTGTAAAGAAGGGCCTGAGGGAAACGACATTCGAAAGACAAATGTTGCACAGATCCGGATGGCCTTCAGGTATGAGACACTGTGCAATGAACTTAGTTTCCTGTCTGATGCTATGAGAACAGAAGAGATTTCTACTCTGTCAAAGTAG